The following coding sequences are from one Candidatus Poribacteria bacterium window:
- a CDS encoding RDD family protein, producing the protein MKEQLSVETPEQIDINFQQAGIGSRFYAALIDFLLLLLVMLVGYYVNERFISELGDILGKWLSALGGVIVFALNWGYYMVFEITTNGQSLGKRVLGLRVIKEGGYPISFADSAIRNLVRIADFLPLFYGVGLLVMLLNKNWQRLGDLAAGTLVIKTVRTELTLPQAGSYSVSPQELMYDAWIQPALVTEAETRTICEYLTRRAKLSEDRRAALASAIGSPIVEKMGASGSINYDKFLEEVYTLKMSKTT; encoded by the coding sequence ATGAAGGAACAATTATCCGTAGAAACACCAGAACAGATTGACATCAACTTCCAACAAGCAGGTATTGGCTCGCGTTTCTATGCAGCACTTATTGATTTTTTATTGCTCTTGCTGGTTATGCTTGTCGGATACTACGTTAACGAGCGTTTTATCTCGGAGCTTGGAGATATTCTCGGCAAGTGGCTTAGCGCGTTGGGCGGTGTCATTGTCTTCGCACTCAACTGGGGCTACTACATGGTATTTGAGATTACCACGAATGGGCAATCGCTCGGAAAGCGTGTGCTTGGTTTGCGAGTTATTAAAGAAGGCGGATACCCGATTAGTTTCGCTGATTCTGCTATCCGTAATCTGGTGCGGATCGCCGATTTTCTCCCCCTCTTTTACGGTGTAGGTCTACTTGTTATGTTGCTAAACAAAAATTGGCAACGATTAGGGGATTTGGCTGCAGGGACACTTGTTATTAAAACCGTACGCACGGAGTTGACGCTTCCTCAAGCCGGTTCATACAGCGTTTCACCACAAGAACTTATGTATGATGCTTGGATCCAACCGGCGTTAGTCACGGAGGCAGAAACGCGCACAATATGCGAATATCTCACCCGTCGTGCCAAGCTCTCTGAGGATCGCCGCGCAGCGTTGGCGAGTGCCATCGGCAGCCCGATTGTTGAAAAGATGGGGGCGAGTGGTTCAATCAACTACGATAAATTTTTAGAAGAAGTTTACACACTTAAAATGTCAAAGACAACCTAA
- a CDS encoding phytanoyl-CoA dioxygenase family protein encodes MVKVLGVSVSFFSVPLNPTYDADSRLLMADSQLKGLSIMTGEEKFQVDLEGYLVIKNVLTEDEVAEMNDIIDNSERQGPPSLWGEPFKRLIDHPKILPYLLDLLGPHVRLDHDYAIFMEAGPHINGLHGGEDGGGPGGPEADHWYKYRDGIMRNGLSVMTYNLADAPEGAGGFSCIPGSHKSNFLRDIPIEVRRFERPAHYVVQPALEAGDVVFFTEALVHGTMPWTAKHQRRSLLYKYSPGHSSWSNTYYDISKYGELSEQQKRMLLPPSIGNRPRVVDG; translated from the coding sequence GTGGTAAAAGTGCTTGGGGTATCGGTATCGTTTTTCTCGGTTCCGCTCAACCCAACCTACGATGCTGACAGCCGATTGCTGATGGCTGACAGCCAATTGAAAGGATTATCTATTATGACAGGTGAAGAAAAATTTCAGGTAGACCTTGAAGGGTATCTCGTTATAAAGAACGTCTTGACTGAGGATGAAGTCGCTGAGATGAACGATATCATTGACAACAGCGAACGTCAGGGACCGCCGAGTCTCTGGGGTGAACCCTTTAAGCGACTGATTGATCATCCGAAAATTCTCCCCTATCTCCTTGACCTACTGGGTCCGCACGTGCGTCTCGATCACGATTATGCCATCTTCATGGAGGCAGGTCCCCATATTAATGGCTTGCACGGTGGCGAAGATGGCGGTGGACCCGGCGGTCCCGAAGCGGATCACTGGTATAAATACCGAGATGGTATCATGCGGAACGGATTGTCTGTGATGACTTACAATCTGGCGGATGCTCCCGAAGGTGCGGGTGGATTCTCCTGTATTCCGGGAAGTCATAAGAGCAACTTTTTGCGGGACATCCCGATAGAGGTTCGGCGATTTGAGCGTCCTGCACACTACGTCGTCCAACCCGCTCTGGAGGCCGGGGATGTCGTCTTTTTCACAGAGGCACTCGTTCATGGAACGATGCCGTGGACAGCAAAACATCAACGGCGGTCGCTGCTCTATAAGTATAGCCCTGGACACTCCTCATGGTCGAACACCTACTATGACATTAGTAAATACGGCGAATTGAGCGAACAGCAGAAGCGGATGTTGTTGCCGCCTTCTATTGGTAATCGTCCGCGCGTTGTTGATGGTTAA
- a CDS encoding HAD family hydrolase, which translates to SIGRNPLNPPYQGDFKKQCVSPAIIGKWDTKMAINGIFFDLYGTLLVYGNMDVAWSDWLNEFHKQLGLHGLTCSIESFAKRCDQFFGKSEPTPRQHNMTVFEQRIQNLCLDLDLTLTSEDITEIANKIASAWQKHILLDAEALHVLQILHRSKKLALISNFDHPPHVHSVLSELGLTHFFDSVVISGEVGVKKPDPRIFDSAFAQTGMKPEEVVYVGDTEDDTEAARAAGIVPIVIQRENEGNAFDFSVNKEGSEGKEFALDVRTITKLSELTTL; encoded by the coding sequence AGCATTGGAAGAAACCCCCTAAATCCCCCTTATCAGGGGGACTTTAAGAAACAGTGCGTAAGTCCTGCTATTATTGGGAAATGGGACACAAAGATGGCTATTAACGGAATCTTTTTTGACTTATACGGGACACTCTTGGTGTACGGAAATATGGATGTCGCATGGTCTGATTGGCTGAACGAATTTCATAAACAACTCGGATTGCACGGGTTGACGTGTTCAATAGAATCGTTTGCGAAAAGGTGCGATCAGTTTTTCGGTAAAAGCGAACCAACACCGCGACAACACAATATGACGGTGTTTGAACAACGTATCCAAAACCTCTGCTTGGATTTAGACCTGACTCTAACCTCTGAAGATATAACAGAGATCGCAAACAAAATTGCCAGTGCTTGGCAAAAACATATATTGCTTGATGCTGAGGCACTACACGTACTGCAAATACTACACCGTTCCAAAAAACTCGCTCTCATTTCCAATTTCGATCATCCACCGCACGTCCACTCTGTTCTCAGTGAACTCGGTCTGACGCATTTTTTTGATTCGGTTGTTATCTCCGGTGAAGTGGGTGTCAAGAAACCGGATCCACGCATATTTGACTCGGCTTTTGCGCAGACCGGAATGAAGCCTGAAGAAGTCGTTTATGTTGGGGACACGGAAGACGATACGGAGGCGGCTCGCGCTGCGGGTATTGTGCCGATAGTGATACAACGGGAAAATGAGGGCAATGCGTTTGATTTTAGCGTCAATAAAGAGGGTTCGGAGGGAAAAGAATTCGCACTTGATGTGAGGACAATAACGAAACTATCGGAACTTACAACTTTGTGA
- a CDS encoding ankyrin repeat domain-containing protein — protein sequence MAKVQLTGNQSDFLKIVVAAVGRGDLDTVSELLDDNPAWIHTVGSHGRTMLWEAAYRGKLEMVQFLLERGADIHLPGCYHIQHRLEITPYCVARYEGRDLVADYLLEQGATIDIHTAAYLGDYDKVYSHLDNDPHLINKGYLQAVMLPAGKPHTFEHRETAWATPLCYAIRGGVPAIVELLISRGATIEPYSERFLDYAVSGNRIEITTLLLENGADPNEAPRILDDGSEMSELLKSYGVPPKDINAQGDMGWPMLVYVCRGDNREHPEEILRLLELGADIDVRNYKGKTALHCAAKAGFLSVIDLLIEKGATIDAPDNSGETALFEAIRSTIKDGEKQRAAIEALLVKGADPNLKNGKGLTPLRVAQRMRRADAGKIVELLRKYEAV from the coding sequence ATGGCAAAGGTTCAACTTACTGGAAATCAGAGCGATTTTCTTAAAATCGTTGTTGCGGCGGTAGGGCGCGGGGACCTTGATACTGTTAGCGAACTACTTGATGATAATCCCGCTTGGATTCATACTGTTGGCTCACATGGTCGGACGATGTTGTGGGAGGCGGCGTATCGCGGAAAATTGGAGATGGTTCAATTTCTGCTTGAACGGGGTGCCGATATACATCTGCCGGGTTGCTATCACATTCAGCACCGCCTTGAGATAACGCCCTACTGCGTGGCGCGGTATGAAGGACGCGACCTCGTGGCAGACTATCTACTTGAGCAGGGCGCGACAATTGACATCCATACTGCCGCTTATCTCGGAGACTATGATAAGGTCTACTCACACCTCGATAACGACCCACATCTTATTAACAAAGGATACCTTCAGGCAGTGATGCTACCGGCTGGAAAACCACACACCTTTGAACACCGAGAAACGGCGTGGGCAACTCCGCTCTGTTATGCCATCAGAGGCGGAGTTCCGGCAATCGTTGAATTGCTTATCTCACGAGGTGCAACCATAGAGCCATACAGTGAACGCTTTCTGGATTATGCCGTCTCAGGGAATCGGATAGAGATTACCACGTTGTTACTCGAAAACGGAGCGGATCCGAACGAAGCCCCACGTATCTTGGACGACGGTTCCGAAATGAGCGAGCTGCTCAAAAGTTACGGTGTCCCACCGAAGGATATAAATGCGCAGGGGGACATGGGGTGGCCCATGCTTGTTTACGTATGTCGCGGCGATAATAGGGAACATCCAGAGGAAATCCTGAGACTCTTAGAACTCGGTGCCGATATCGATGTCCGGAACTACAAGGGAAAAACGGCGTTGCATTGTGCTGCGAAAGCGGGTTTTCTTAGCGTCATTGATCTTCTCATCGAAAAAGGTGCCACGATTGATGCTCCCGACAACAGTGGCGAAACAGCGTTGTTTGAGGCGATTCGATCAACAATAAAGGACGGTGAAAAACAGCGTGCTGCTATAGAAGCATTGCTTGTTAAAGGGGCGGATCCGAACCTTAAGAATGGGAAAGGTTTGACACCGCTGCGAGTCGCGCAGCGGATGCGACGGGCGGATGCTGGAAAAATTGTTGAATTGTTGCGGAAGTATGAGGCGGTTTAG
- a CDS encoding phytanoyl-CoA dioxygenase family protein — protein sequence MAESQVKGLSIMTGEEKFQVDLEGYLVIKNVLTDAEIAEMNDIIDNGERQGPPSLWGEPFKRLIDHPKILPYLIDLLGPHVRLDHDYAIFMEEGQGGGRLHGGEDGGRPGGNEGDHWYKYRDGIMRNGLCVMTYNLADAPTGAGGFACIPGSHKSNFLREIPSEVRHFERPTHYVVQPALAAGDVLFFTEALIHGTMPWTAGHQRRSLLYKYSPGHSAWAGNYYDISKYEGLTEQQKRMLMPPSIGRRPPVVDSE from the coding sequence ATGGCTGAAAGCCAAGTGAAAGGATTATCTATTATGACAGGCGAAGAAAAATTTCAGGTTGACCTTGAAGGGTATCTCGTCATAAAGAATGTCTTGACTGATGCCGAAATCGCTGAGATGAACGATATTATTGATAACGGAGAGCGTCAGGGACCGCCAAGCCTCTGGGGTGAACCTTTTAAGCGACTGATTGATCATCCGAAAATCCTGCCGTATCTCATAGACCTCTTGGGTCCGCATGTCCGTTTAGACCACGATTACGCCATCTTTATGGAGGAGGGTCAAGGTGGTGGCAGATTGCACGGCGGTGAAGATGGTGGTAGACCTGGTGGTAATGAGGGGGATCACTGGTATAAATACCGAGATGGTATCATGCGGAACGGGCTATGTGTGATGACGTATAATCTGGCGGATGCCCCCACAGGCGCGGGTGGATTCGCTTGTATTCCGGGCAGCCATAAAAGCAATTTCTTGCGAGAAATCCCATCGGAAGTGCGGCACTTTGAACGTCCAACGCACTATGTCGTTCAACCGGCTCTGGCAGCAGGCGACGTGCTATTCTTCACGGAGGCACTCATTCATGGAACGATGCCGTGGACAGCAGGTCATCAACGCCGGTCGTTGCTCTATAAATATAGTCCGGGACACTCCGCGTGGGCGGGGAATTACTATGATATTAGCAAATATGAGGGGTTGACGGAACAGCAGAAACGGATGCTGATGCCGCCGTCTATCGGTAGGCGGCCGCCAGTTGTTGATTCGGAATAA
- a CDS encoding phytanoyl-CoA dioxygenase family protein, with protein sequence MTGEEKFKVDLEGYLVIKNVLTDDEVAEMNEIIDNGDRQGPPSLWGEPFKRLIDHPKILPYLIDLLGAHVRLDHDYALFMEKGQGRGGLHGGEDGGRAGGHVGDHWYKYRDGHIRNGLSVMTYNLADAPAGAGGFACIPASHKSNFVPEIPSEVRRFERPAHYVVQPPVEAGDVLFFTEALIHGTMPWTAEHERRSLLYKYSPGHSAWSSNYYDISKYEGLTEQQKRMLMPPSIGRRPPVVDSE encoded by the coding sequence ATGACAGGTGAAGAGAAATTCAAAGTAGACCTTGAGGGGTATCTCGTTATAAAGAATGTTTTGACCGACGACGAGGTCGCTGAGATGAACGAGATTATTGATAACGGAGATCGCCAAGGACCGCCGAGTCTTTGGGGAGAACCGTTTAAGCGGCTCATTGACCATCCGAAAATTCTGCCGTATCTCATTGATTTGTTGGGTGCGCATGTCCGACTCGATCATGATTACGCCCTCTTCATGGAGAAAGGGCAAGGACGCGGCGGCTTACACGGCGGTGAGGATGGCGGACGCGCCGGTGGACACGTTGGTGATCATTGGTATAAGTATCGGGACGGACATATACGGAATGGGTTGTCCGTGATGACGTATAATCTGGCGGATGCTCCAGCAGGTGCCGGTGGGTTTGCATGTATCCCAGCGAGCCATAAGAGTAATTTCGTACCGGAAATTCCGTCAGAGGTTCGGCGATTTGAGCGTCCTGCACACTATGTCGTTCAACCGCCCGTCGAGGCGGGAGATGTGCTGTTTTTCACGGAGGCACTCATTCACGGGACGATGCCGTGGACAGCGGAACATGAACGGCGGTCGTTGCTCTATAAATACAGCCCCGGACATTCCGCGTGGTCGAGCAATTACTACGACATTAGCAAATATGAGGGGTTGACGGAACAACAGAAACGGATGTTAATGCCGCCATCCATCGGTAGACGACCGCCAGTTGTTGATTCGGAATGA
- a CDS encoding AAC(3) family N-acetyltransferase has translation MFGIHTPDFQRRSTQPTRLKMHYTREKLIQGFTDLGIEKGDTLFIHSSFKSLGPVEGGAGTVISALETVIEQDGLILMPTFSLLPSREERVASWDVATTPSTVGWLTEFFRQMPGTYRSDHYSHAVAARGKDAEGFVSDHLRREGYQSPWDHHPWGKTYGTHSPMFRAYKANAKLLMIGVDYQTSTYIHLVEVIHWNKRLADDTQAQFAGLNRPKLGEFWEGLGHLKRGPVGDSDCRLFHIKTYVDTLLAEVERNPEPYVG, from the coding sequence GTGTTTGGGATACACACCCCTGATTTTCAACGCCGTTCAACCCAACCTACAAGACTTAAGATGCACTACACGCGCGAGAAACTCATTCAAGGTTTTACCGATCTCGGCATCGAAAAAGGGGATACACTCTTTATTCATTCGTCCTTCAAGAGTTTGGGACCTGTTGAGGGTGGAGCCGGTACGGTAATCTCTGCGCTCGAAACGGTTATCGAACAGGACGGGTTGATTCTGATGCCGACTTTTAGTCTTTTGCCGAGTCGGGAAGAACGCGTTGCGTCGTGGGATGTTGCGACAACTCCGTCTACGGTAGGGTGGTTGACGGAGTTTTTTCGGCAGATGCCCGGTACCTATCGCTCCGACCACTATTCGCACGCTGTTGCTGCGCGCGGGAAAGATGCGGAAGGGTTTGTGTCCGATCATCTTCGACGCGAAGGCTACCAATCACCGTGGGATCATCACCCGTGGGGCAAGACTTATGGCACGCATTCGCCGATGTTTCGTGCTTACAAGGCGAACGCTAAACTCCTCATGATTGGCGTTGACTATCAGACTTCGACCTATATCCATCTCGTTGAGGTTATCCATTGGAATAAACGCCTTGCTGACGATACGCAGGCACAGTTTGCCGGATTGAACCGTCCAAAACTTGGCGAATTCTGGGAGGGACTGGGTCACTTAAAGCGAGGTCCGGTGGGGGATTCGGATTGTCGGCTGTTCCACATTAAGACGTATGTGGACACGCTTCTGGCAGAGGTTGAGCGTAATCCTGAGCCTTATGTTGGATGA